A part of Myxococcus landrumus genomic DNA contains:
- a CDS encoding acyltransferase domain-containing protein — translation MRIDSGEIVFLFGGQGSQLYRMGEELYRQNPVFRHWMERGDAVIRRITGRSFLHELYEAPHRISDDFDDLELTHPAIFVYEYALAASLIDAGIRPSAVLGASLGEVAACAIAGACTFDDVLPALGQQALALQRGCRAGGMIALMADPATFSDSPVLPRRAALAGILGPTHYVIAVPDMWMEDVEAHLRARNLLYSLLPVRQPFHSPWVEPLPTGASAALLQVPFSPPRIKVFSSRTAGQVLHPDASHLLRAALDPMRFRDAILEVETLGPSRYVDMTPSGTLANLVTANLAGSASTVLAVGSPFGREATGLARVLSKLRAA, via the coding sequence ATGCGCATCGACTCGGGCGAGATTGTCTTTCTCTTCGGAGGACAGGGCTCCCAGCTCTACCGCATGGGCGAGGAGCTCTACCGCCAGAACCCCGTCTTCCGGCACTGGATGGAGCGCGGCGACGCGGTCATCCGGCGAATCACGGGGCGCTCGTTCCTCCATGAGCTCTACGAAGCCCCTCACCGCATCAGCGATGACTTCGACGACCTGGAGCTGACCCATCCGGCCATCTTCGTCTACGAGTACGCGCTGGCCGCCTCGCTCATCGACGCCGGCATCCGCCCCTCCGCGGTGCTGGGCGCAAGCCTTGGCGAGGTCGCGGCGTGCGCCATCGCGGGCGCCTGCACCTTCGACGACGTCCTTCCCGCCCTCGGGCAGCAGGCGCTCGCGCTCCAGCGAGGCTGTCGCGCGGGCGGAATGATTGCCCTCATGGCGGACCCCGCGACGTTCAGCGACTCCCCCGTGCTCCCCCGCCGCGCGGCACTCGCGGGAATCCTGGGCCCCACGCACTACGTCATCGCCGTCCCCGACATGTGGATGGAGGACGTGGAGGCCCACCTGCGCGCCCGGAACCTCCTCTACAGCCTGCTCCCCGTGCGCCAACCCTTCCACTCGCCCTGGGTCGAGCCACTGCCCACGGGCGCCTCCGCCGCGCTCCTCCAGGTCCCCTTCTCTCCGCCGCGCATCAAGGTCTTCTCCAGCCGCACCGCCGGCCAGGTCCTCCACCCGGATGCCTCGCATCTCTTGCGCGCCGCGCTGGACCCGATGCGCTTTCGAGACGCCATCCTCGAAGTGGAGACCCTGGGGCCCTCGCGCTACGTGGACATGACCCCCTCGGGGACCCTCGCGAACCTCGTCACCGCGAACCTCGCGGGCTCGGCCTCCACGGTCCTCGCCGTGGGCTCTCCCTTCGGTCGGGAGGCCACGGGCCTGGCGCGGGTGCTCTCCAAGCTCCGCGCCGCGTGA
- a CDS encoding ABC1 kinase family protein, which translates to MRVSRLKLLDPDLVPTPLRERLPHSVEIAELTLNPERRRRVVLKSLMSMWGKLSNPVLTSPAERGAIVRNTLDALGGVFIKLGQLLALRNDLFPTEFCLALSDLHDRATAFPPGVARRYLEEAFGRPLESVFSEFSPVPVAAASIGQCHIARLRQGGHLVAVKLQRPDAPSMFWRDLDLFQSLLGPLSLLPSSELFNWEDALWELQDIVKEELDYRYEAAALTTFRKKLRKHQNIYIPQVFTEWCRPNVIVLEYIPGVFMSELLHVKQTDPEKVLRWQRDNNVDLEEVGRTLLQSLYRQMFEDHLFHGDLHPGNIVLLKDSQVCLIDFGSVGRLDIDFLDSFHGYMKALAERDFETAILNMLSTSANLPNVGIDSLQAELLNAFRTWHRKTLVPDLPHHEKSVQALGDYMQPVLQRYRMSMNWSFLRMNRAFGTLDIAIQKLLPTLDHPSEMKRYQKGARKRARKKAWNVRPSVLAMMHSGAILRHSEEASLALTNASNLRRVQQLGMLRFKSSLTKGEFLILSTMRAVQVGAVALGLVLLAFWLAWQAPLPVDFLAESSASPAGSRWGLPRFAWWEGLLLLALCGKAFLSANRVVTRLHETVT; encoded by the coding sequence ATGCGCGTGTCACGGCTCAAGCTGCTCGACCCGGACCTCGTCCCCACGCCCCTTCGCGAGCGGCTGCCCCACTCCGTCGAAATCGCCGAGCTGACGCTCAACCCGGAGCGCCGCCGCCGCGTGGTGCTCAAGTCCCTCATGTCCATGTGGGGCAAGCTCTCCAACCCCGTCCTCACCTCCCCCGCGGAGCGGGGCGCCATCGTCCGCAACACCCTGGACGCCCTGGGCGGCGTCTTCATCAAGCTCGGCCAGCTCCTCGCCCTGCGCAATGACCTGTTCCCCACCGAGTTCTGCCTCGCGCTCTCGGACCTGCACGACCGCGCCACGGCCTTTCCCCCCGGCGTCGCCCGGCGCTACCTCGAGGAGGCCTTCGGCCGTCCCCTCGAGTCCGTCTTCTCCGAGTTCTCCCCCGTCCCCGTCGCCGCTGCCTCCATCGGCCAGTGCCACATCGCCCGGCTGCGCCAGGGAGGACACCTCGTCGCCGTCAAGCTCCAGCGCCCCGATGCCCCGTCGATGTTCTGGCGCGACCTGGACCTCTTCCAGTCGCTGCTCGGCCCCCTGAGCCTGCTGCCCTCCTCCGAGCTGTTCAACTGGGAGGACGCCCTGTGGGAGCTCCAGGACATCGTGAAGGAGGAGCTCGACTACCGCTACGAGGCCGCCGCGCTCACCACCTTCCGCAAGAAGCTGCGCAAGCACCAGAACATCTACATCCCCCAGGTCTTCACCGAGTGGTGCCGCCCCAATGTCATCGTCCTGGAATACATCCCAGGCGTCTTCATGAGCGAGCTGCTCCACGTCAAGCAGACAGACCCGGAGAAGGTCCTCCGCTGGCAACGCGACAACAACGTCGACCTCGAGGAGGTCGGCCGCACCCTGCTCCAATCCCTCTACCGGCAGATGTTCGAGGACCACCTCTTCCACGGGGACCTCCACCCCGGAAACATCGTCCTGCTCAAGGACAGCCAGGTGTGTCTGATTGACTTCGGGTCCGTCGGCCGGCTCGACATCGACTTCCTCGACTCGTTCCACGGCTACATGAAGGCGCTCGCCGAGCGCGACTTCGAGACCGCCATCCTCAACATGCTCTCCACCTCCGCGAACCTGCCCAACGTGGGCATCGACTCGCTCCAAGCGGAGCTCCTCAACGCCTTCCGCACCTGGCACCGCAAGACGCTCGTCCCCGACCTCCCGCATCACGAGAAGTCCGTCCAGGCGCTCGGCGACTACATGCAGCCCGTGCTCCAGCGCTACCGCATGAGCATGAACTGGTCCTTCCTCCGGATGAACCGCGCCTTCGGAACCCTGGACATCGCCATCCAGAAGCTATTGCCCACGCTCGACCACCCCTCCGAGATGAAGCGCTACCAGAAGGGGGCTCGCAAGCGCGCGCGCAAGAAGGCCTGGAACGTCCGGCCCTCCGTGCTCGCCATGATGCACAGCGGCGCCATCCTCCGGCACAGCGAGGAGGCGAGCCTGGCCCTCACCAACGCGTCGAACCTGCGCCGCGTGCAGCAACTGGGGATGCTCCGCTTCAAGTCCTCCCTCACCAAGGGGGAGTTCCTCATCCTGTCCACCATGCGCGCGGTCCAGGTGGGCGCGGTGGCCCTGGGGCTCGTGCTCCTGGCCTTCTGGCTCGCATGGCAGGCCCCCCTGCCCGTGGACTTCCTCGCGGAGTCCTCCGCGTCGCCGGCGGGCTCGCGGTGGGGCCTCCCGCGCTTCGCCTGGTGGGAGGGGCTGCTGCTGCTCGCCCTCTGCGGCAAGGCCTTCCTGAGTGCCAACCGGGTCGTCACCCGGCTCCACGAAACCGTCACCTGA
- a CDS encoding IS630 family transposase produces MRRRPESEKALPEGKGRQWLKRKQRRALLRWAARSGCPLTYRRCMAVAAVGRGASCHAVARALECATSTVVSAVRRYREGGRQELRDRRENNGRAKVDERFRERLVRVLAGTPEDWGWCRPTWTRELLCQELARRGLVRVSVATMGRTLASLGARLKAAKPIVECPWPGWKRRRRLHAVRCLEVYGPSTEPVLHVDEVDIHLNPKVGRDWCMPGHRRVVVTPGNNQKRYLAGALNVRTGKLTWVEGRSKASALFIQLLWRLASAYRRARRIHLVLDNASVHSSKKTRKVLAHLGRRFVLHFLPPYCPQGNRIERVWLDLHANVTRNHRCRTMDRLLARVHAYLAARSAQRSASPSLRRADPRRTA; encoded by the coding sequence GTGCGCAGAAGACCTGAGAGCGAGAAGGCCCTGCCCGAGGGCAAAGGTAGGCAGTGGTTGAAGAGAAAGCAGCGGCGAGCGCTGCTTCGGTGGGCAGCCAGGAGCGGCTGCCCGCTCACCTACCGCAGATGCATGGCGGTGGCGGCCGTGGGGCGAGGAGCCTCGTGCCATGCCGTCGCCCGAGCATTGGAGTGCGCGACCTCGACGGTGGTGAGCGCGGTCCGCCGCTACCGGGAGGGCGGGCGGCAGGAACTTCGGGACAGGAGGGAGAACAACGGACGCGCCAAGGTGGACGAGCGGTTCCGCGAGCGGCTGGTACGAGTGCTGGCGGGGACACCGGAGGATTGGGGCTGGTGTCGTCCGACGTGGACGCGGGAGTTGCTGTGCCAGGAATTGGCGCGCCGAGGCTTGGTGCGTGTGTCGGTGGCCACCATGGGGCGCACCCTCGCCTCGCTCGGCGCGCGGCTCAAGGCGGCCAAGCCCATCGTCGAGTGTCCTTGGCCCGGGTGGAAGCGACGCCGTCGACTCCACGCGGTGAGGTGTCTCGAGGTGTACGGACCCTCCACGGAGCCTGTTCTCCATGTGGACGAAGTCGACATCCATCTCAATCCCAAGGTGGGACGCGACTGGTGCATGCCCGGGCACAGGCGTGTGGTGGTGACGCCTGGCAACAACCAGAAGCGCTACCTGGCTGGAGCCCTCAATGTACGCACGGGAAAGCTGACGTGGGTGGAAGGGCGGAGCAAAGCCAGCGCGCTCTTCATCCAGCTTCTCTGGCGTCTGGCGAGTGCATATCGACGTGCTCGTCGCATCCACCTGGTCCTCGACAACGCCTCTGTCCACTCCAGTAAGAAGACACGCAAGGTGCTCGCCCATCTCGGCAGGCGATTCGTCCTTCACTTCCTGCCGCCCTACTGCCCCCAGGGCAATCGCATCGAGCGGGTGTGGCTCGACCTGCACGCCAATGTCACCCGCAATCACCGCTGCCGCACGATGGACCGGCTCTTGGCCCGGGTGCACGCCTACCTCGCTGCTCGCTCCGCCCAGCGCTCTGCCAGTCCATCCCTGCGCCGCGCCGACCCCAGGCGCACCGCCTGA